CCCTGCGGCCCACCCGGGCCCTGCGGATACCCGTACGACGGCGCACCGGGCGGCGGAGTCCCCGGGCCCTGCGGAGCGCCGGGCCCCTGCGGGTACCCGTACGACTGCGGCGCGCCCGGCGGCGGAGTCCCCGGACCGGACGGAGCACCGGGCCCCTGCGGAGCTCCCGGTCCCTGCGGATAGCCGTACGACTGCGGCGCACCCGGCGGCGGGGTCCCCGGCCCGGACGGAGGTTGCTGTGACGGCTGCGCGGGGCCACCCGGTGCGCCCGCGTCGGGGCCGGGGGCGGGGGCGCCCAGCGCCGGCGCCACCGTCGTACGCGGGAGCTGGCTGCCCCCGGAGATCAGCGCGGTCTTGGCCTCCGGCAGCGCGCTGGGCGGCGGGGCGTCGTCCGTGTCGCTCACCTCGGACAGCTGGGGCGCGAACACGGTGTCCGGCAGCGGTACCGAACGGTCGTCCTCGGCCTCGGCGTTGGTGTCCGTCCCGGCCCACGGCGTCGCCCCGGCGGGCACCGCGTCCTGCGGTACGGCGTCCCTCGGCGGCACCGCGTCCCGCACCTCGTCCTCCGCCGAGGCGGCGGCCGGCCACGGCGTGGCGTCGGCGGGTGCGTCGGGCGTCCCACGGCCGACCGAGGGCGACTGCCCGACCGGCCCCGCCATCGTCTCGGGCAGCGAACCGCCGCCCCCGGACGCCCCGTTGACCCCGTTGACCCCGAACGAGCCGGAACCACCCGTACCGGCACCGGAATCGCCGGCAGCGGCGCCGACGGCAGCCGGACGGGACCCGGCACCGTCGGACGCACCGGCACCGGAGCCGGACCCGGCCCCCGCACCCGCACCCGCACCCGCCCGGTGGTCCGGAATACCCATCCTGTCCGCCGCGTCCTGCAACCACTCCGGCGGAGTCAGCAGGAACGACGTCTGGTTCAGGTCCACCCGCGCCGGGGGCGCCGGCGCGGCGGCCGAAGCCGCCTCCGTACGGCCGTACTCCTCCTCGAACCGGCGGATCACCTCACCCACCGGCAGCGACGGCCACAGCGTGGCCTCCCCGCTGTCCCGGGCGATGACCAGCCGCTGCGCGCCACCGTCGGAACGCGGGCCGTCCGCCCGGTCCTCCGCCCACACCACGAACCCGAGGTCGAACTCCCGCACCCGCACCTCACGGTGCTGGTAGCCCGGCAGATCGCCGTTGATCCACTCCTCGGCGCGCTCCTGCGCCTGAGCGAACGTCACCATCGAAAACTCACTCCCCCACCGAGGACGCCGAGGACGCCGAGGACGCCGCAGACGCGCCCGCGGCGACCGGTACGGCACGCGCGAAGCCACCGTCCACCATCAGGTTGGCCACCGTCTCCAGTTCCGGCGGATTGCCCGCCAGCCGGGACAGGAACGCGTCGAAGTCCTCACCGGCGGGGAGCAGCAACCGCTCCACCCGCTCGGCCGGCGCCCACGACGGATCGACGTCACGGGCGTCGTCGTACGCGCAGAACCAGACCGACCCGATCCGGTCGCCCTTCACCTTCACCGCGAGGATCCCGCCCTGCGCGAACGCCACGGCCAGATAGTCCTTGGTGAGGTGGTCCCGCAGACACTTGTTGACGTACACCAGGTCGTTGACCGCGGCCTCGTCCCGCACCGTGAAGAACGGCTGGTCCACCAGCAGCCCCAACTCCGCGTCCAGCGCCGCCCCCACGGGAGCACAACCGCCCGCCGCCTTCAGGAACGACCGGTACGCGCCCGGCAACCGGTACCCGAGATCCTCCTCGACCCCCTGCACCTGCGCCTCGGTCACCGCCACCGCCGACGACTTCGGCAGCCCGAAGTGCGCCGGCCGGGTCTCCTGCAACGGCCGCGTGCCGCGCTTGTGCTGGTCGACACGCGCCGTCGCGATACCACCGTGGTGCCGCAGCAACGCCTTCACCTCGACCGGCACCAGCTCCAGCCGCCGACCGCCCGGCGCGTGGTGCCACGTCCAGCCGTGCG
This genomic stretch from Streptomyces deccanensis harbors:
- a CDS encoding SMI1/KNR4 family protein — encoded protein: MTTGRLGQQAAPPNAAYAGQVVQFPDPVRAARHPRGVRVDAHGFPDFSPYARAAAEIADPPEGFGVDELRLTDYVSANAALAASGHELWDTIPPVATPHGWTWHHAPGGRRLELVPVEVKALLRHHGGIATARVDQHKRGTRPLQETRPAHFGLPKSSAVAVTEAQVQGVEEDLGYRLPGAYRSFLKAAGGCAPVGAALDAELGLLVDQPFFTVRDEAAVNDLVYVNKCLRDHLTKDYLAVAFAQGGILAVKVKGDRIGSVWFCAYDDARDVDPSWAPAERVERLLLPAGEDFDAFLSRLAGNPPELETVANLMVDGGFARAVPVAAGASAASSASSASSVGE